One Faecalicatena sp. Marseille-Q4148 DNA window includes the following coding sequences:
- a CDS encoding cation-translocating P-type ATPase: protein MQEWYQKNVDDVRKTLNGHSNPLTSQEAKQHQEKYGKNELQEGKKKSVFQIFLEQYKDFLVIILIIAAIVSGFLGDFESAIVILIVITMNAILGTVQTVKAEQSLQSLKKLSAPEAKVVRDGTAIKVPASEVTVGDEVMLEAGDYVPADGRILVNASLKIDESALTGESLPVEKDDSVLTSEVPLGDRVNMVFSGSFVTYGRGSFIVTETGMNTEVGKIAGLLETAAEKKTPLQVSLDDFGKKLSIAILVFCGLLFGMNVLRGNPIGDSFLFAVALAVAAIPEALSSIVTIVLSFGTQKMAKEHAIIRKLQAVEGLGSVSIICSDKTGTLTQNKMTVEKYYVNGSVVEADAIDMKDDLTKRLMNYSILCNDATVIDGEEIGDPTETALVALGNKYGVDALVLRGENSRVAEVPFDSDRKLMSTVHPNSESGNTFYMITKGAVDVLLDRTNRIIEKDGIREITEEDKKAIEEQNQAFSRSGLRVLAFAYKEVSEELVKNGVSVNDEYDYTFVGLTAMMDPPRVESMAAVAECKKAGIRPIMITGDHKVTAAAIAKRIGILENESEACEGAVIDPMSDEELKDFVEGISVYARVSPEHKIRIVKAWQEKGNIVAMTGDGVNDAPALKQADIGVAMGITGSEVAKDASSMILTDDNFATIVKAVENGRNIYKNIKSAIQFLLSGNFGAILTVLFASVANLPVPFKAVHLLFINLLTDSLPAIALGLEPHVETVMEEKPRPHNESILTKDFLAKIGTEGFVVGFLTSIAFLIGLSRGGADLGATMAFGTLCTARLVHGFNCKSDKPVIFKKAFWNNIYLIGAFLIGLILISGVLLIPGLKNVFDVVTLSWTEYGMVCGLAVLVLPIVQLLKWIIKGRK, encoded by the coding sequence ATGCAGGAATGGTATCAAAAAAATGTCGACGATGTGCGGAAAACATTAAATGGACACAGTAATCCGCTGACATCACAGGAAGCGAAGCAGCATCAGGAAAAATACGGCAAGAACGAACTTCAGGAAGGAAAGAAGAAAAGCGTTTTCCAGATTTTCCTGGAACAGTACAAAGATTTTCTCGTTATTATTTTGATTATTGCAGCAATCGTTTCCGGATTCTTAGGAGATTTTGAGAGTGCAATTGTAATTCTGATCGTAATTACAATGAATGCGATTCTTGGTACGGTTCAGACCGTGAAAGCAGAACAGTCACTGCAGAGCCTGAAGAAGCTGTCAGCGCCTGAAGCAAAAGTAGTAAGAGACGGCACAGCAATTAAAGTTCCGGCATCAGAAGTTACTGTAGGTGATGAAGTAATGCTGGAAGCCGGAGATTATGTACCGGCAGATGGACGTATTCTTGTAAATGCAAGTTTAAAGATTGACGAGAGTGCGCTGACTGGAGAAAGTTTACCGGTAGAAAAAGATGACAGTGTGCTTACAAGCGAAGTACCGTTAGGTGACAGAGTGAATATGGTATTTTCAGGAAGTTTTGTCACATATGGTCGTGGATCTTTTATTGTAACAGAAACAGGTATGAATACAGAGGTAGGAAAGATCGCAGGTCTTCTTGAGACAGCGGCAGAGAAGAAAACACCGCTTCAGGTAAGCCTTGATGATTTCGGTAAGAAACTTTCTATCGCGATTCTTGTATTCTGCGGATTATTATTTGGAATGAACGTACTTCGCGGTAATCCAATCGGAGATTCTTTCTTATTTGCAGTTGCACTTGCAGTAGCAGCAATTCCGGAAGCGCTCAGTTCTATCGTTACAATCGTACTTTCTTTCGGTACACAGAAGATGGCGAAGGAACATGCGATTATTCGTAAGCTGCAGGCAGTGGAAGGACTTGGAAGTGTGTCTATTATCTGTTCTGATAAAACAGGTACTCTGACACAGAATAAGATGACTGTTGAGAAATACTATGTAAATGGAAGTGTTGTTGAGGCAGATGCAATCGATATGAAAGATGATCTGACAAAACGCCTTATGAATTACAGTATTTTATGTAATGATGCCACAGTAATTGATGGAGAAGAAATCGGAGATCCTACAGAAACAGCGCTTGTTGCTCTTGGAAATAAATACGGTGTGGATGCACTTGTTCTCAGAGGAGAAAATTCAAGAGTTGCTGAAGTTCCGTTTGACAGTGACAGAAAATTGATGTCTACAGTTCATCCGAACTCAGAAAGCGGCAATACATTCTATATGATCACGAAGGGAGCCGTAGACGTACTTCTTGACAGAACAAACAGAATTATTGAGAAAGACGGTATTCGTGAGATTACAGAAGAAGATAAGAAAGCAATTGAAGAACAGAACCAGGCATTTTCAAGATCAGGACTTCGTGTACTTGCTTTTGCATACAAAGAAGTGTCTGAAGAGCTTGTGAAGAATGGTGTTTCTGTTAATGATGAATATGATTATACATTTGTAGGTCTGACAGCAATGATGGACCCGCCGCGTGTGGAATCTATGGCGGCTGTTGCAGAATGTAAGAAGGCAGGAATCCGCCCGATCATGATTACAGGTGACCATAAAGTTACGGCAGCAGCGATTGCAAAGAGAATCGGTATTCTGGAAAATGAATCTGAGGCATGCGAAGGCGCTGTGATCGATCCGATGTCAGATGAAGAACTGAAAGATTTTGTAGAAGGTATTTCTGTATATGCGAGAGTTTCACCGGAGCATAAGATCCGTATCGTAAAAGCATGGCAGGAAAAAGGAAATATTGTTGCTATGACAGGAGACGGTGTAAATGACGCGCCGGCTCTGAAGCAGGCAGATATCGGAGTTGCTATGGGTATTACAGGAAGTGAGGTTGCAAAAGATGCATCTTCTATGATCCTGACAGATGATAACTTCGCGACAATTGTAAAAGCAGTAGAAAACGGAAGAAATATTTACAAAAATATTAAGAGCGCTATTCAGTTCCTGTTATCAGGTAACTTTGGTGCGATCCTGACAGTATTATTTGCTTCTGTTGCAAACCTTCCGGTACCATTTAAAGCAGTCCATTTGTTATTTATTAACCTTCTGACAGACAGTCTCCCGGCGATTGCACTTGGACTTGAGCCGCATGTTGAGACAGTTATGGAAGAGAAACCTCGTCCGCATAATGAATCTATCTTAACAAAAGATTTCCTTGCAAAGATTGGAACAGAAGGATTTGTTGTAGGATTCCTGACAAGTATTGCATTCTTAATCGGTTTATCAAGAGGAGGTGCAGATCTTGGAGCAACAATGGCATTCGGTACATTGTGTACAGCAAGACTTGTACATGGATTTAACTGTAAATCAGATAAACCTGTTATCTTTAAGAAAGCATTCTGGAACAATATTTATTTAATCGGTGCATTTTTAATTGGACTTATCCTAATTTCAGGTGTATTATTAATTCCAGGGCTGAAGAATGTATTTGATGTAGTAACACTTAGCTGGACAGAATACGGTATGGTATGCGGTCTTGCAGTGCTTGTACTTCCAATCGTTCAGCTTCTGAAATGGATCATCAAAGGAAGGAAATAG
- a CDS encoding AI-2E family transporter: MNFSKENIKQIRSLIVFTLLLLIGLWKYEVVLDILGFVWGIISPFILGGAIAFILNVPMNFIQKNLFEKNKYFQTEKGKKLRDKLENTVSLVITIFLVISILAVVIFVVVPQLGKTFVTLKRNIEVFIPKIMADIATLFENNPQILGELNGLQLDWKQLNWDNILTTIIDFFRHGAGSVLGSTYQAAKGIVSGMATFFIAFVFACYILLQKKKLAVQIRKVMYAYLKTEQVEKILDVCSLTYKTFSSFLTGQCMEAVILGTMFFVTMGLLKFPYALLVGMLIAVTALVPIFGAFIGCAVGVFLIVMVSPVKALAFIVLFLVLQQIEGNLIYPHVVGNSVGLPSMWVLVAVTLGSSLMGIVGMLVFIPITSVIYSLLRRSVYARLEQKKIKL, encoded by the coding sequence ATGAATTTTTCTAAGGAAAATATTAAGCAGATACGAAGTCTGATTGTCTTTACGCTGTTATTGCTGATTGGATTGTGGAAATATGAAGTTGTATTAGATATTCTTGGATTTGTGTGGGGAATTATATCGCCGTTTATTCTCGGAGGTGCGATTGCATTTATTCTGAATGTACCGATGAATTTTATTCAGAAGAATTTGTTTGAAAAGAATAAATATTTTCAGACTGAAAAAGGAAAGAAACTGCGGGATAAACTGGAAAATACAGTCAGTCTTGTCATTACAATCTTTTTGGTAATCAGTATTTTAGCAGTTGTGATCTTTGTCGTTGTGCCTCAGCTTGGTAAGACATTTGTAACACTAAAGCGCAATATAGAAGTATTTATCCCAAAGATTATGGCAGATATTGCAACGTTATTTGAAAATAACCCGCAGATTCTGGGAGAGCTGAATGGACTTCAGTTAGATTGGAAGCAGCTGAACTGGGATAATATTCTAACAACGATTATCGACTTTTTCCGTCATGGTGCAGGAAGTGTGCTTGGAAGCACTTATCAGGCAGCAAAGGGAATTGTAAGCGGTATGGCAACATTCTTCATTGCGTTTGTATTTGCATGTTATATTCTTCTTCAGAAAAAGAAATTAGCAGTACAGATTCGGAAAGTAATGTATGCATATCTAAAGACAGAGCAGGTAGAGAAGATTTTGGATGTTTGTTCATTGACTTACAAAACATTTTCCAGCTTCTTAACCGGTCAGTGTATGGAAGCCGTTATTCTTGGAACGATGTTTTTTGTAACAATGGGACTTTTAAAGTTTCCATATGCACTGCTTGTAGGTATGCTGATTGCGGTAACAGCGCTTGTTCCGATCTTTGGAGCATTTATCGGCTGTGCAGTCGGAGTGTTTCTGATCGTGATGGTCAGTCCGGTAAAGGCATTGGCATTTATCGTATTATTCCTTGTTCTGCAGCAGATTGAAGGGAATCTGATCTATCCGCATGTAGTTGGAAATTCAGTCGGACTTCCGTCCATGTGGGTGCTTGTAGCAGTTACACTTGGAAGCAGTTTAATGGGAATTGTGGGAATGCTCGTATTTATTCCGATTACTTCTGTTATTTACAGTCTGCTTCGCAGAAGTGTGTATGCACGGTTGGAGCAAAAGAAAATTAAGTTATAA
- a CDS encoding nucleoside recognition protein has product MLNWLWGGMIFIGVIYGAFNGRMADITNAALDSSREAVSLCITMMGVMSLWVGLMKIAESAGIIKGLSARMKPILRFLFPEVPDNHPAQKHMAVNMIANVLGLGWAATPAGLRAMEELRELNKQSCKRYGGSAAVASNAMCNFLIINISSLQLIPVNVIAYRSQYGSVNPAGIIGAGIVATAVSTATGILFCKMMDWKKK; this is encoded by the coding sequence ATGCTGAATTGGCTTTGGGGCGGTATGATTTTTATTGGTGTGATTTATGGAGCATTTAATGGCAGGATGGCGGATATTACAAATGCGGCGCTGGACTCATCCAGAGAGGCGGTAAGCTTATGCATTACGATGATGGGAGTTATGTCTTTGTGGGTGGGACTTATGAAGATTGCAGAAAGTGCAGGAATCATAAAAGGATTGTCAGCAAGGATGAAGCCGATACTCCGGTTTCTGTTTCCGGAAGTACCGGATAATCATCCGGCACAGAAACATATGGCAGTAAATATGATTGCAAATGTTCTGGGACTTGGATGGGCAGCAACTCCGGCGGGGCTTAGAGCGATGGAGGAGCTTCGGGAATTGAACAAACAGTCCTGCAAAAGATATGGAGGTTCTGCAGCAGTGGCAAGCAATGCGATGTGCAATTTCCTGATTATTAATATTTCATCGCTGCAGCTGATTCCGGTAAATGTCATAGCTTATCGAAGCCAGTACGGCAGTGTGAATCCGGCAGGAATTATTGGAGCAGGAATTGTGGCAACGGCTGTGAGTACGGCGACAGGCATATTATTTTGTAAAATGATGGATTGGAAGAAGAAATAA
- a CDS encoding transposase: protein MNVLQKIFKDHFEEMIYIQHPRDSVIENVEKMIHCGDPSFGGAMYACPSCGNFKYVPFRCHSRFCPTCGNMYSIDRTTSMSFKIINVQHRHCVFTIARELRPLFLNDRSLLNCLFSAVNSVVTRMFHKDNKTELFTPGFICVLHTFGRDLKWNPHIHCLISEGGVGNSLHWRHKKHFNYRLLRDSFQTALLNELHSKLGDSFKKLKASIYTEHKNGFYVRAMPNKCNPSHVIKYIGRYLGRPVIATSRIDSYDGEFVTFHYNRHEDEKLVTETLPVLDFMARLTQHIPEKHFKMIRYYGIYARHRKSDQSLHRAISREKHKIFLSFNRWRDSILHTFGYDPLKCPSCGTTMLFLELYFNHEPVPLHELYERVMRKHRCRSPASPSSLPQSPVTWYNQRI, encoded by the coding sequence ATGAATGTTTTACAAAAAATTTTTAAAGACCATTTTGAGGAAATGATTTATATTCAACATCCTCGTGACTCCGTCATCGAAAATGTAGAAAAAATGATTCATTGTGGCGATCCTTCTTTTGGCGGTGCCATGTATGCCTGCCCTTCCTGCGGAAATTTCAAATATGTTCCTTTCCGCTGTCATTCTAGGTTTTGTCCTACCTGCGGCAACATGTATTCCATCGACAGAACTACTTCTATGTCTTTTAAGATCATCAATGTCCAGCATCGCCACTGTGTGTTTACCATTGCTCGAGAACTACGTCCTCTATTTTTAAATGACCGTTCTCTTTTAAACTGCCTTTTCTCTGCTGTCAACAGTGTTGTCACTCGCATGTTCCATAAAGATAACAAAACCGAACTCTTTACTCCTGGCTTTATCTGTGTTCTTCATACCTTTGGCAGAGATTTAAAGTGGAATCCCCATATCCATTGTCTCATTTCCGAAGGCGGCGTTGGGAATTCTCTTCATTGGCGTCACAAAAAACACTTCAATTATAGGCTTTTGCGCGATTCATTCCAAACGGCTCTTTTGAACGAGTTACATTCTAAGCTCGGTGACTCCTTTAAAAAACTTAAGGCTTCTATCTACACCGAACATAAAAATGGTTTTTATGTTCGAGCTATGCCCAATAAATGCAACCCCTCTCATGTGATTAAGTACATTGGCCGTTATCTTGGCAGACCAGTCATTGCAACTTCTCGTATTGATTCTTACGACGGTGAATTTGTTACTTTTCACTATAATCGTCATGAAGACGAAAAACTGGTCACTGAAACTCTCCCTGTTCTTGATTTCATGGCACGACTTACTCAGCATATCCCTGAAAAACATTTCAAGATGATTCGTTATTACGGCATATATGCCAGACATCGTAAATCTGACCAATCTCTTCACAGAGCAATCTCCAGGGAAAAGCACAAAATATTTCTTTCCTTTAATCGGTGGCGAGATTCTATCCTTCATACTTTTGGTTATGATCCTCTAAAATGCCCTTCTTGTGGTACAACTATGCTTTTCCTTGAGTTATATTTCAACCATGAACCTGTTCCTTTGCATGAATTATATGAAAGAGTGATGCGTAAGCACCGATGCCGTTCTCCTGCCTCTCCTTCTTCTCTTCCACAGTCTCCTGTTACATGGTACAATCAACGTATCTAA
- a CDS encoding radical SAM protein, with product MEEKFEPERYSVIREKNKREIVMLRGSGCKWKRCAFCDYHFDASPDEEANFRMNEQELNKVTGLYHKLEVINSGSFCDLDERTIEKIIAVCKEKEIGEIHFECHWIHRREAADFRKRFADQGMIVKIKTGIETFDQHMRQDVMKKGLPENDPEVIAQYFDEACFLFGLSGQTEASMRYDIETGLAHFERICLNIMVENTTSIKPDPDVIKVFRERIYPDYIENERVDILMENTDFGVGGEKHV from the coding sequence ATGGAAGAGAAGTTTGAACCGGAACGATACAGTGTGATTCGGGAGAAAAATAAGCGGGAGATTGTGATGCTGCGTGGAAGCGGCTGTAAGTGGAAACGCTGTGCATTTTGTGACTATCATTTTGATGCTTCTCCGGATGAGGAAGCGAATTTCCGGATGAATGAGCAGGAGCTCAATAAAGTAACAGGTCTGTACCATAAGCTGGAAGTAATTAATTCCGGAAGCTTTTGTGATCTGGATGAAAGAACTATTGAAAAGATTATTGCTGTCTGCAAAGAAAAAGAAATCGGAGAAATTCATTTTGAATGTCACTGGATTCACCGAAGAGAAGCGGCAGATTTTCGGAAGAGATTTGCTGATCAGGGAATGATTGTAAAGATCAAAACGGGAATTGAAACATTTGATCAGCATATGCGTCAAGACGTGATGAAAAAGGGGCTTCCGGAAAATGATCCGGAAGTGATTGCACAATATTTTGATGAAGCATGTTTTCTGTTTGGACTGAGCGGACAGACAGAGGCATCTATGCGATATGATATTGAAACAGGACTGGCACACTTTGAACGGATCTGTCTCAATATTATGGTGGAGAATACAACTTCGATAAAACCTGATCCGGATGTAATCAAAGTATTCCGGGAGCGGATCTATCCGGATTATATTGAAAATGAGCGGGTAGATATTTTAATGGAAAATACAGATTTTGGAGTAGGAGGAGAAAAACATGTCTAA
- a CDS encoding queuosine precursor transporter, with protein MSNEMLLCISVILLFGGTLLFYYLMGITGLYCWTVLATIAANIEVLILIRAFGMEQTLGNVMFASTFLVTDIISEIGGKEKANRAVNIGIMTSMMFILISQLWLLYTPAQGDWAMPSIQAIFSNTPRLMLVSFAVYAICQKFDVWLYHKWWELTDRKYHDHSRFLWLRNNGSTMISQLLNTVLFTLGAFWGVYDGKTLLSVLGSSYVIYLVTSLIDTPFVYLARKIKPRSEA; from the coding sequence ATGTCTAATGAAATGCTGTTATGTATTTCTGTAATACTTTTGTTTGGAGGAACATTATTATTTTACTATCTAATGGGAATTACCGGGCTATACTGCTGGACGGTACTTGCAACGATTGCTGCTAATATCGAAGTATTGATTTTGATCAGAGCGTTTGGTATGGAACAGACGTTGGGAAATGTTATGTTTGCATCTACATTTCTCGTAACAGATATCATTAGCGAGATTGGAGGAAAAGAAAAAGCAAATCGCGCAGTGAATATAGGGATTATGACATCTATGATGTTTATTTTGATCTCGCAGTTATGGCTGCTATATACACCGGCACAAGGGGACTGGGCGATGCCGAGCATTCAGGCGATTTTTTCCAATACACCGCGTCTGATGCTTGTAAGTTTTGCCGTGTATGCAATCTGTCAGAAATTTGATGTATGGCTGTATCATAAATGGTGGGAATTAACAGATAGGAAATATCACGATCACAGCCGTTTTCTGTGGCTGCGCAACAATGGATCTACAATGATCTCACAGCTTTTAAATACCGTGTTATTTACGCTCGGAGCCTTCTGGGGAGTGTATGACGGAAAAACGCTTCTGTCTGTACTTGGTTCAAGCTATGTGATTTATCTTGTAACAAGTCTTATTGATACTCCATTTGTGTATCTGGCAAGAAAAATTAAACCGAGAAGTGAAGCATAA
- a CDS encoding spore maturation protein, translating to MSVLMYCSDYIVPFIILSIVVYGLLEQVNVYQEFIKGARNGFLTVVKIMPTLIGLMVAVGILRASGFLDFIAVCIGRVSSKVGFPGELVPLTVVKMFSSSAASGLLLDVFKQYGTDSYIGMIASISMACTETIFYTMSIYFMTAGVKKTRYTLAGGLAATFAGLAASVILAGM from the coding sequence ATGAGCGTGTTAATGTATTGTTCAGACTATATTGTTCCTTTTATTATTCTGTCTATTGTGGTGTATGGACTTCTGGAACAGGTCAATGTGTATCAGGAATTTATTAAAGGAGCAAGAAATGGATTTTTGACAGTTGTGAAGATTATGCCAACTTTGATTGGTCTGATGGTAGCTGTTGGAATCTTGCGGGCATCCGGATTTCTTGATTTTATTGCAGTCTGCATCGGACGTGTCAGCAGCAAAGTCGGGTTTCCGGGAGAACTTGTTCCGCTTACGGTAGTAAAGATGTTCTCCTCTTCAGCAGCATCGGGGCTTCTGCTGGATGTGTTTAAACAATATGGAACAGATTCCTATATCGGTATGATTGCATCCATTTCTATGGCGTGTACAGAAACGATTTTTTATACAATGTCTATTTATTTTATGACAGCCGGTGTCAAAAAGACGAGATATACTCTTGCCGGAGGACTTGCTGCCACATTTGCCGGACTTGCAGCAAGTGTGATTCTTGCCGGTATGTAG